Proteins from one Bacteroidota bacterium genomic window:
- a CDS encoding UbiA family prenyltransferase has translation MRPYLLFISGITGMCGLSYSASLPFFSEFLLFAVFFFSYGFGQALTDCFQMDTDSLSSPYRPLVQGTLRKKDVMVVSLLGLAACGIILGIFSFANLFLAFFCVVGLSTYTYFKKRWWGGPWYNSWIVVLVFLMGFQSGSTLSFDQYRLEFYCTITTVFFGYANFVLTGYFKDVEADRSTGYHTLVVEHGRKISSNVSNVFALLFTLSGIVSVILVLKGRSIDISSVAAITLLIVAVYFSWYSQYKLRHVTDDQHAYLAILPCIHSYITMIASITIVNKPSWMIFLLIYYALYFLTIKLRPEQSQI, from the coding sequence ATGAGGCCGTATCTGTTATTTATTTCCGGAATTACTGGTATGTGTGGCCTTTCCTATTCAGCATCACTCCCTTTTTTCTCTGAATTCCTGCTCTTTGCTGTCTTCTTTTTTTCTTACGGATTCGGTCAGGCTCTTACTGATTGTTTTCAAATGGATACGGATTCGCTTTCGTCCCCATATCGTCCGCTCGTACAGGGAACACTTCGGAAAAAAGATGTAATGGTTGTCAGTCTGTTGGGTTTGGCTGCATGCGGAATCATTCTCGGAATATTTTCCTTTGCAAATCTTTTTCTGGCATTTTTTTGTGTCGTAGGTTTATCGACATATACGTACTTCAAAAAACGATGGTGGGGAGGTCCATGGTACAATTCGTGGATTGTTGTTTTGGTTTTTCTCATGGGATTCCAATCCGGAAGCACTCTTTCATTCGATCAATATCGTTTAGAATTTTATTGTACCATTACTACCGTATTTTTTGGATATGCTAATTTTGTTCTTACCGGTTATTTTAAGGATGTTGAGGCAGATCGTTCGACGGGATATCACACTCTTGTTGTTGAGCACGGAAGAAAAATATCATCGAATGTGAGCAATGTTTTTGCTCTTCTGTTCACACTTTCCGGGATCGTATCAGTTATTTTAGTCCTCAAGGGACGATCAATTGACATTTCGTCTGTTGCGGCAATAACACTATTGATTGTGGCTGTTTATTTTTCCTGGTATTCTCAATATAAGCTTCGTCATGTCACGGACGATCAACACGCATATCTTGCGATCCTTCCTTGTATCCATTCATATATCACGATGATTGCTTCAATTACCATTGTCAATAAACCTTCGTGGATGATATTCTTACTCATTTATTATGCGTTGTACTTTTTGACTATAAAATTACGTCCCGAACAATCACAAATTTAA
- a CDS encoding response regulator: protein MKTQNPVIEEKANILFVDDEPMILSSLNMLFKSKYKVYLAENGFDALEIIKSVPIKVIVSDQRMPGMLGHELLRQVKEISPNSVRMLLTGYSDLDAIIGSVNAGEVFRFINKPWQGEFMLYVVKLGVEIFDKVSKLQEDEMQKIDEAVTEEHPVSGHRVHIEVEEESQTVLFVDYSEEETGRLVEKYGSAFNVVAVNSVDAAFQEMAKKPVSVIVSNINFGDVDGVSFLDTVRREYPNTVSVILTEVKDAQLAIRSINELNVFRYLVKPMPEDQISHTLEKAIERSKAFKSTPHKNVLKMAEEIAPDRFVKNEESTLRLRLRAAQALLNKNKNK, encoded by the coding sequence ATGAAAACACAAAACCCAGTAATCGAAGAAAAGGCGAACATCTTATTTGTCGATGATGAACCGATGATTCTTTCATCGCTGAATATGTTGTTTAAGAGTAAATACAAAGTGTACCTCGCAGAGAATGGATTTGATGCGTTGGAAATTATTAAATCAGTCCCGATTAAAGTGATTGTCAGCGATCAACGCATGCCCGGAATGTTAGGACATGAATTGTTGCGCCAGGTAAAAGAGATCAGTCCCAACAGTGTGCGTATGCTGTTGACCGGTTATTCGGATCTTGATGCAATTATCGGTTCCGTGAATGCCGGCGAAGTGTTCCGCTTTATCAACAAGCCATGGCAGGGTGAATTCATGCTGTATGTGGTGAAACTTGGTGTTGAGATTTTTGATAAAGTTTCCAAACTGCAGGAAGACGAGATGCAAAAAATAGATGAGGCGGTAACGGAAGAACATCCCGTCTCCGGTCATCGGGTGCACATCGAGGTTGAAGAAGAAAGTCAGACCGTGCTGTTTGTGGATTACAGTGAAGAAGAAACGGGAAGACTTGTCGAAAAATACGGAAGTGCATTTAACGTTGTTGCAGTGAATTCCGTTGATGCTGCGTTCCAAGAAATGGCAAAGAAGCCTGTCTCTGTTATCGTCAGCAATATCAATTTTGGCGATGTCGATGGCGTCAGTTTCCTTGATACGGTCCGCCGTGAATATCCGAATACCGTTTCTGTTATTCTGACGGAAGTGAAAGATGCGCAACTGGCCATTCGATCAATTAATGAGTTGAACGTATTCCGTTATCTTGTGAAACCAATGCCCGAGGATCAGATTTCACACACGTTGGAGAAAGCAATTGAACGAAGTAAGGCGTTCAAATCAACCCCGCATAAAAATGTTCTCAAAATGGCGGAAGAAATTGCTCCAGACAGATTTGTGAAGAACGAAGAGAGCACATTACGGCTTCGTTTGCGAGCGGCTCAGGCATTATTGAACAAAAATAAAAACAAGTAA
- a CDS encoding thiamine-phosphate kinase produces MQVINPILENNLIDSLIRSFPRSTLQLNKPHESDAELVRIPGTDAIIAITTDSICEEIERGLYTDPYLIGYMIITINVSDLAAVGAVPIGLVLNHTLTHKLSDDFLEKLNQGITDACLKYSVSILGGDTNFSTRLQVSATAIGYCSTDRVLSRKGCRVGDILFSSGRLGNGNVFAFQQLGNESKSEIEYRPTARIREGAIVSKYASSCIDTSDGCMAAVDQLMRVNAVGAKITTSMNDYLSESSIQLCRQHSLPEWYMLAGPHGEFELLFTIPSVAVEKFMEHAHSADWQPIVLGVMTEEQKITLQYRNDFVSFNTEHIRNICFGDHGDLHYYLSEFKKLEQTLEGGIS; encoded by the coding sequence ATGCAAGTGATCAATCCAATCCTCGAAAATAATTTGATTGACAGCCTCATTCGATCATTTCCTCGATCAACGCTGCAGTTGAATAAACCGCATGAAAGCGATGCCGAGTTGGTCAGAATTCCGGGCACCGATGCGATTATTGCGATAACAACAGACAGTATTTGTGAAGAGATTGAGCGAGGACTTTATACTGATCCTTACCTGATCGGCTATATGATTATCACTATCAATGTGAGCGACCTTGCCGCTGTTGGAGCTGTTCCAATTGGTTTGGTTCTTAATCACACATTAACTCACAAACTCAGTGACGATTTTTTGGAAAAATTGAATCAAGGAATTACCGATGCGTGTCTCAAATATTCTGTTTCCATTCTTGGTGGTGATACAAATTTTTCAACCAGATTACAAGTAAGTGCAACGGCGATTGGATATTGTTCCACCGATCGAGTATTATCCCGCAAAGGATGTCGTGTTGGAGATATTCTTTTTTCGTCGGGACGATTAGGAAACGGGAATGTATTTGCCTTTCAACAATTAGGAAATGAATCAAAATCAGAAATTGAATATCGGCCGACGGCACGAATTCGGGAAGGAGCCATCGTGTCGAAATATGCCTCGTCCTGTATCGATACCAGCGACGGGTGTATGGCGGCGGTGGATCAGTTAATGAGAGTGAATGCTGTAGGTGCAAAAATTACTACATCGATGAATGATTATCTATCCGAATCATCCATTCAGTTATGCCGCCAGCATTCTCTTCCGGAATGGTATATGCTTGCCGGTCCGCACGGGGAATTTGAGCTTCTCTTTACGATTCCTTCTGTTGCCGTCGAAAAATTTATGGAGCATGCTCATTCTGCAGATTGGCAGCCGATTGTTCTTGGTGTAATGACCGAGGAACAAAAAATAACTCTACAATATCGAAATGATTTCGTGTCATTCAATACGGAACATATCAGAAATATTTGTTTTGGAGATCATGGTGATCTGCACTATTACCTTTCAGAATTTAAAAAATTGGAACAAACACTTGAGGGAGGGATATCATGA
- a CDS encoding SpoIIE family protein phosphatase, which yields MTFTFNKVQQLRTFFSLLFVVLLVQSIITFISFISSPNDENWFRDSPSRFMAVKPIHAELINKRPSIGGHPLSIRTSFDSVMTGDLITAINDGTLKTMKDVYDAIEESPQEEIRFEILRPSLNYLLTFKVERKTIPSEFLVLVPNYVYVTDVFAGGASDRGGMKIGDLIVRINEQEFANAGEADRILRFGQIGKSLKYEVLRNNQLVELHIVLAKFGIPISLLVFTLCGLLWMATGTFIAVSRPNLQAARLVGSAFLLIGFFLAILFIRRDFSLTPEVIVVQVMRGAAYVFGTAFFFHSMHYFPIERADLIEKKWIARGYYILSAVSGFLTTIWNAPYPLALVLVFGLFVMIKYRKGASPEYKSYNNIVRWTALFVGISSSVIAYYFFINSVQASQTIGLGLLGAVLATIPLSYLYTIGRYRLLDMNFRVRRNTQYSVVTFLWGGAIVYFLVWIFFQLPMLDLPKTNIVFTGTAIEVNDAPELASQRGTSERVMLMALAILLTFVVMRVRKYGQQFIDKKYFRQQYDYRRASFELGEVLATTLNAEDLARGLVQKLSELMKLKRVGVLFFRGEQSCSCLSAQGFDGKMWSQFCVSHEQDLINSIKTFSNEFRIDYLPALLKDEFNRQGFHYGIPIRSKEKLIGVMLVGEKQSETTFQQEDLAFLSSTAKQASVSIENAFLYEELAEKERMKHELQIARRIQLDSLPQSTPDVQGLEISGTSIPAMEVGGDFFDYLSNGNGKLTIVIGDVSGKGTSAALYMSKVQGILRSLHGFDLSPKDLFTRTNTLLCQDLEKRSFVTVLGAEFNTENKSVIVSRAGHLPLWHYQAKSRTVVKVLPRGLGLGLNAASIFTAEMKEKKIQYATGDIFLFATDGVTEAHNASADFGEERLQKILIDSFDSPAQMIQEHIIKEISKFVGEKEQHDDQTVVVVKAV from the coding sequence ATGACCTTTACGTTCAATAAAGTTCAGCAACTTCGAACATTCTTTTCCCTTCTATTTGTCGTACTCCTTGTACAATCGATCATTACATTTATTTCCTTCATCAGCAGTCCGAATGACGAAAATTGGTTTCGGGATTCACCATCGCGGTTTATGGCGGTGAAACCAATCCATGCAGAGCTTATCAATAAACGTCCCTCCATTGGAGGTCACCCACTTTCCATTCGAACCAGTTTTGATTCTGTGATGACTGGAGATTTGATCACGGCAATTAATGATGGTACTTTGAAGACTATGAAGGATGTATACGATGCCATCGAGGAGAGTCCGCAAGAAGAGATTCGCTTTGAAATTCTCCGGCCTTCGCTTAATTATTTGCTCACCTTCAAAGTGGAACGAAAAACCATACCTTCAGAATTTCTTGTGTTGGTTCCGAATTATGTCTACGTCACGGATGTGTTTGCCGGCGGTGCTTCCGATCGCGGAGGAATGAAGATCGGTGACCTGATCGTCCGAATTAACGAACAGGAATTTGCAAATGCAGGTGAAGCAGATCGGATCCTTCGATTTGGACAGATCGGCAAATCGCTGAAGTATGAAGTTCTTCGGAATAATCAGTTGGTTGAATTGCATATTGTTTTAGCAAAGTTCGGTATTCCAATCTCGCTGTTGGTCTTTACATTGTGTGGATTGTTATGGATGGCAACAGGAACGTTCATTGCTGTCTCGCGGCCTAATTTGCAGGCAGCACGATTGGTCGGCAGCGCATTTCTATTGATCGGATTTTTTCTTGCGATATTGTTTATCCGAAGAGATTTTTCCCTGACGCCGGAAGTCATCGTTGTTCAAGTGATGAGGGGAGCAGCGTATGTGTTTGGGACAGCGTTTTTCTTTCATTCCATGCATTATTTTCCGATTGAACGAGCTGACCTGATAGAAAAAAAATGGATTGCCCGCGGATATTATATTCTTTCGGCTGTTTCAGGATTTCTTACCACCATTTGGAATGCACCATACCCCTTGGCACTGGTCTTGGTTTTTGGATTGTTTGTGATGATAAAATACCGGAAGGGTGCATCGCCGGAATATAAAAGTTATAACAACATTGTGCGTTGGACTGCGCTGTTTGTCGGTATTTCTTCCTCCGTCATTGCATATTATTTTTTCATCAATTCGGTTCAAGCATCCCAAACGATAGGGCTGGGGTTATTGGGTGCGGTGCTTGCAACAATTCCTCTCTCATATCTTTATACCATTGGACGGTATCGGTTATTGGACATGAATTTCCGCGTGCGGCGGAATACACAATACAGTGTTGTTACATTTCTGTGGGGCGGAGCGATCGTCTATTTTCTCGTGTGGATATTCTTTCAGTTACCGATGCTTGACCTGCCAAAAACGAATATTGTCTTTACCGGAACAGCTATTGAAGTGAATGATGCTCCGGAATTAGCGTCTCAACGGGGAACCTCTGAACGCGTGATGCTGATGGCGTTGGCAATTTTGCTCACCTTTGTAGTGATGCGTGTACGGAAATACGGTCAGCAGTTTATCGACAAGAAATATTTTCGGCAGCAATACGATTATCGCCGTGCATCGTTCGAGCTTGGAGAAGTGCTGGCAACAACGCTGAATGCAGAAGATCTTGCACGGGGACTTGTGCAAAAATTGAGCGAGTTAATGAAATTAAAACGGGTTGGCGTATTATTTTTTCGGGGAGAACAGAGTTGTTCGTGTCTTTCAGCGCAGGGATTTGATGGAAAAATGTGGTCGCAATTTTGCGTCTCCCATGAGCAAGATTTGATCAACAGCATTAAGACATTCAGTAATGAATTTCGGATTGACTATCTTCCGGCATTATTGAAGGATGAATTCAATCGTCAGGGATTCCATTACGGTATACCGATCCGTTCTAAGGAAAAATTAATTGGTGTGATGCTTGTCGGTGAAAAACAATCCGAAACGACCTTCCAACAGGAAGATCTTGCGTTCCTCTCCTCAACAGCAAAACAGGCATCTGTATCGATTGAGAATGCATTTTTGTATGAAGAGCTTGCCGAAAAGGAACGGATGAAACACGAACTGCAGATTGCCCGCCGGATCCAATTGGATTCGCTTCCGCAGTCAACACCGGATGTACAGGGATTAGAAATTTCGGGAACATCGATTCCTGCGATGGAAGTGGGAGGGGACTTTTTTGATTATCTTTCGAATGGGAACGGAAAGCTGACGATTGTGATCGGTGATGTCAGCGGAAAAGGGACATCGGCGGCATTATATATGTCCAAAGTTCAAGGGATTCTTCGCTCGCTGCACGGTTTTGATCTTTCACCGAAAGATCTTTTTACGCGGACCAATACCTTATTATGTCAGGACTTGGAGAAACGTTCCTTTGTGACGGTTCTTGGTGCTGAGTTTAATACCGAGAATAAATCTGTGATCGTCTCTCGCGCAGGTCATTTACCCCTCTGGCACTATCAAGCCAAATCCCGCACTGTTGTAAAAGTGCTTCCCCGCGGATTAGGTTTAGGACTGAATGCTGCTTCAATCTTCACTGCAGAGATGAAAGAGAAAAAGATTCAATATGCTACAGGAGATATATTCCTTTTTGCAACCGATGGCGTCACCGAAGCGCATAACGCATCAGCCGATTTTGGCGAAGAACGGTTGCAGAAAATATTAATTGATTCTTTTGATAGCCCGGCACAAATGATACAAGAACACATCATTAAAGAAATATCGAAGTTTGTCGGGGAGAAGGAACAGCATGACGATCAAACCGTGGTGGTGGTCAAAGCGGTGTAA
- a CDS encoding diacylglycerol kinase family protein, whose product MAVILLNINACGGKALQKWESIESELRTFLGEFVTIIADDYSKEKLAQEISHGEKFFIAAGGDGTVNFLLNSLAQCTNGTLANISIGAIGLGSSNDFHKPFLKNQNMRNIPCKIARETAELRTIGSIKWSTGNISDQRLWINNASVGVTAEANDLFNHPGKFLHWLKQVHTDTAILFTAVSTILDYQNLEMMISANGAVAENTLVTNLGVIFNPHFSGSFHYDTPHLIDSDFFFVHTIKDQRMLSTLQMLVHLTKGKFQGLPHTNTIQASHVSLQSRNEFAVEFDGETIRMNNVEFTLKQKAIKICK is encoded by the coding sequence ATGGCTGTTATTCTTCTTAATATAAACGCATGTGGCGGCAAAGCTTTGCAGAAATGGGAATCAATCGAATCGGAACTCCGAACATTCCTGGGAGAATTTGTAACGATTATTGCAGATGACTATTCAAAGGAAAAACTTGCTCAAGAGATTTCTCATGGCGAAAAATTCTTTATTGCTGCCGGAGGTGATGGTACAGTTAATTTTCTTTTAAACAGTCTGGCCCAATGCACAAACGGAACGTTGGCGAACATATCTATTGGTGCAATCGGCCTTGGATCGAGCAATGACTTTCATAAACCTTTTTTAAAGAACCAGAACATGAGGAACATTCCATGTAAAATAGCACGTGAAACAGCTGAGCTTCGTACAATCGGATCAATAAAGTGGTCTACAGGAAATATATCGGATCAACGATTGTGGATTAATAATGCAAGTGTTGGTGTCACCGCGGAAGCAAATGATCTATTTAATCACCCTGGCAAATTTTTGCATTGGCTAAAACAGGTGCATACTGATACAGCAATTCTGTTTACGGCGGTAAGTACTATTTTGGATTATCAAAATCTCGAAATGATGATATCCGCCAATGGAGCAGTTGCGGAAAATACATTGGTGACAAATCTTGGAGTGATATTCAATCCTCATTTTTCAGGATCATTCCATTATGATACACCACATCTCATTGACAGTGATTTCTTTTTTGTCCATACCATAAAAGATCAACGCATGCTTTCAACGTTACAGATGCTCGTCCATTTGACGAAAGGAAAATTCCAAGGATTACCGCATACCAATACGATTCAAGCATCGCACGTATCTCTTCAATCAAGGAATGAATTTGCTGTTGAGTTTGACGGTGAAACTATTAGAATGAACAATGTAGAATTTACTTTAAAACAAAAGGCGATTAAGATATGCAAGTGA
- a CDS encoding ATP-binding protein, whose protein sequence is MRQAIFSLGALLMNRLNYLQKFAVVALLLLIPSFSLLYVVTTQINKDVEYSQKELTGIAYNSTLRLFYEKVQLHRESSVQFFLGDSSAQERMVLSQQEIEQAVLGVDSADTQYGDALAVREQWKNIKIDWKNLKSRAFTHKMDKSEELHNKLISDILALVVDVADNSNLTLDTDIETYYLMNITSFKALQITEALSQSKMLLTTAAKTPKLTPEQRTAFTVQAGNIQPLMADIADAVNRINTYNQPVSPIVEPSYVDLKSTTDQYIELLQAEILDDSLRASRGVDLNILDRPIKAGMEVFDVQLPILKNLIEVRIKTFQSQVLIYIAGTLLVLVFVGYLLGGFYSSVIDTVHTLEGVATQLNEGKITEVVEVETRDELGRVGRSFNQIALSLLSRNKELEDNRIQIEATNKALRETQTALVQGEKMASLGQMVAGLAHEINTPLGYVKNNIEMMISNQQTINDAIEKYRKLLDMLVNGVEDGLEETVTDLANLATELEKNTVLEDSKTMLSQALVGTDRIQELIRNLREFSRLDEADLAKVDLNNALDATLVIANNVIKNKAVVKKDFQPNLSAECFPAQYNQVILNLLTNAAQAIEGQGTISIRTYKEPGNPDMAVVKISDTGKGIPKENLGKIFEPFFTTKKIGEGTGLGLSISYKIIEKHGGSIKVESEIGRGTDFYVRIPVMQPRVGKKETAAV, encoded by the coding sequence ATGAGACAAGCAATTTTCAGTCTAGGCGCGTTACTGATGAACCGCCTCAATTATCTGCAAAAATTTGCCGTTGTTGCATTGCTGTTGTTGATACCGAGTTTCAGTCTGCTGTATGTTGTTACTACACAGATCAACAAAGATGTGGAATATTCACAGAAAGAATTGACGGGGATTGCCTACAATTCCACATTGCGGTTATTTTACGAAAAAGTGCAATTGCATCGCGAAAGCTCAGTGCAGTTTTTCTTGGGTGATTCATCTGCGCAAGAGCGTATGGTTCTGTCGCAACAGGAAATTGAACAGGCAGTGCTCGGTGTTGACTCTGCTGATACGCAATACGGCGATGCGCTGGCTGTGCGGGAACAATGGAAGAATATTAAGATCGACTGGAAAAACTTGAAGAGCCGTGCCTTCACACATAAAATGGATAAAAGTGAAGAACTGCATAATAAATTAATTTCGGATATTTTGGCCCTTGTTGTTGACGTAGCCGATAACTCCAACCTTACACTGGATACGGATATTGAAACATACTATCTGATGAACATCACCAGTTTCAAAGCTCTGCAAATTACCGAAGCCCTCAGCCAATCCAAGATGTTGTTGACGACTGCGGCGAAAACGCCTAAGTTAACGCCGGAACAACGCACGGCGTTTACGGTCCAAGCCGGAAATATTCAACCACTCATGGCCGATATTGCTGACGCCGTTAACCGAATCAATACATACAATCAACCCGTTTCTCCGATTGTTGAGCCCTCCTACGTAGACTTGAAATCGACAACGGATCAATACATCGAATTACTGCAAGCCGAAATTTTGGACGATAGCTTACGCGCGTCCCGCGGTGTCGATCTGAATATTCTTGATCGTCCGATTAAAGCCGGTATGGAAGTGTTTGACGTTCAACTTCCCATTCTGAAAAATTTGATCGAAGTCCGTATTAAAACGTTTCAGAGTCAAGTGTTGATTTATATTGCCGGTACGCTCCTTGTTCTTGTTTTCGTAGGTTATTTGTTGGGTGGTTTCTACAGTTCGGTGATCGATACGGTGCATACACTGGAAGGTGTGGCAACACAGTTGAACGAAGGCAAGATTACAGAAGTGGTCGAGGTAGAAACGCGTGATGAGCTGGGTCGTGTAGGACGGTCGTTCAACCAGATCGCTCTCAGTTTGCTTTCCCGTAATAAAGAACTTGAAGATAACAGAATACAAATTGAAGCAACAAACAAAGCCTTGCGCGAAACACAAACCGCTCTTGTGCAAGGAGAGAAGATGGCGTCCCTCGGACAAATGGTCGCCGGCCTTGCTCATGAAATTAATACTCCGCTTGGTTATGTAAAGAATAATATTGAAATGATGATCAGCAATCAGCAGACGATTAATGATGCAATTGAAAAGTACCGCAAATTACTCGATATGCTGGTGAATGGTGTGGAAGATGGATTAGAAGAAACCGTAACGGATCTCGCAAATCTTGCAACAGAGTTGGAAAAAAATACTGTGCTGGAAGATAGTAAGACCATGTTGTCGCAGGCGCTTGTTGGTACGGATCGTATCCAGGAACTGATCAGGAACTTGAGAGAATTCTCGCGTCTTGATGAAGCAGATCTTGCAAAGGTCGATCTCAACAACGCACTCGATGCAACACTTGTTATCGCAAATAACGTTATCAAGAATAAAGCAGTCGTGAAAAAAGACTTCCAGCCGAATTTATCGGCGGAATGTTTCCCGGCTCAATACAACCAGGTTATTTTGAACTTATTAACGAACGCTGCACAGGCAATTGAAGGACAAGGAACAATCAGTATCCGTACCTATAAAGAACCGGGCAATCCGGATATGGCTGTCGTAAAAATTTCGGATACGGGAAAGGGTATTCCGAAAGAAAATCTTGGGAAAATCTTTGAACCATTCTTCACCACCAAAAAAATTGGTGAAGGAACAGGACTTGGACTTTCGATATCCTACAAGATCATTGAAAAACATGGCGGATCAATTAAAGTGGAAAGCGAAATCGGACGCGGTACAGATTTCTATGTTCGGATTCCGGTGATGCAGCCACGAGTTGGGAAGAAAGAAACTGCTGCGGTATAA
- a CDS encoding glycoside hydrolase family 30 beta sandwich domain-containing protein: MNNQKYVWATMKNLRSLSVTTQTIRLLSLLLCITLIACNETPDKPVKVWFTTEVMPADTSWFNGPKDFTHKLTQQSDVYFQKSDTLANTIVVDSSTTYQPFEGFGCSFEETTVFNLSSMTAAKREELLQLIVSPDKGIGFNMMRICIGTSDFTSRKFYTYDDTPNNTEDTLLTYFSIQKDIDYNIIGVLQDALKINPQLRFVASPWSPPAWMKTSKNIVGGNFISQYTDVYAAYLTKFLLAYKEKGIPVYALTLQNESLYVPVDYPGCSLTSGQAQALAIALSKELAKHNLETKILLYDHNYDGALNYAKPILSDSESNAAIYGTAIHGYSWAINEVKSIRNMFPSKAIFFTERTYWGADGVSDIIDIFRNWSRTYIGWVTMLNSERGPEQWTHTPGHSMIIKDAKNHDNYWLTGEYYLQGQISKFVKVGAYRIYSSLTDKSLNNVAFINPDGTIVLIISNTSMEDQMIRVKVGEAAFSTSLPGKTVGTYLF; encoded by the coding sequence ATGAATAATCAAAAATATGTTTGGGCGACCATGAAAAATCTTAGATCATTGAGCGTTACCACTCAGACAATACGTCTATTGTCACTCTTGTTATGTATTACCCTTATAGCGTGTAATGAAACACCAGACAAACCGGTAAAAGTGTGGTTCACCACCGAGGTGATGCCGGCAGATACATCGTGGTTCAATGGACCAAAGGATTTTACACACAAACTTACACAGCAGTCTGACGTGTATTTTCAAAAATCAGACACTCTGGCGAATACGATCGTCGTCGACTCATCAACAACATATCAGCCATTCGAAGGATTTGGATGTTCCTTTGAAGAAACGACCGTGTTCAATTTATCGAGCATGACCGCCGCAAAGCGCGAAGAACTGCTTCAACTAATCGTTTCTCCCGATAAGGGAATTGGATTCAACATGATGCGTATTTGTATCGGCACATCGGATTTTACGTCACGAAAATTTTATACGTATGATGACACTCCCAATAATACAGAAGATACCTTACTGACATATTTTTCAATTCAAAAAGATATTGATTACAATATTATTGGCGTGTTACAAGATGCATTAAAAATTAATCCGCAGTTGCGGTTTGTTGCCTCCCCCTGGTCACCCCCGGCATGGATGAAAACATCAAAAAATATTGTTGGAGGAAATTTTATTTCACAATATACAGATGTGTATGCAGCGTATTTGACGAAATTTTTATTGGCTTACAAAGAAAAAGGAATTCCGGTGTATGCGTTAACGTTACAAAATGAATCTCTGTATGTACCGGTGGATTATCCGGGATGCTCGCTTACATCGGGACAGGCTCAAGCATTAGCGATTGCATTAAGCAAAGAACTTGCTAAGCATAATTTGGAGACGAAAATATTACTTTATGATCACAATTATGACGGTGCGTTAAACTACGCAAAACCTATTCTATCTGATTCTGAGTCAAATGCTGCAATCTATGGTACTGCAATTCACGGTTACTCGTGGGCTATTAATGAAGTCAAAAGTATTCGCAACATGTTTCCTTCGAAGGCAATCTTTTTCACGGAACGCACCTACTGGGGGGCTGATGGGGTAAGTGATATTATTGATATTTTCAGAAATTGGTCAAGAACATATATCGGTTGGGTGACCATGCTGAATAGTGAAAGAGGACCTGAGCAATGGACACACACTCCCGGACATTCAATGATTATTAAAGATGCAAAGAATCACGATAATTATTGGCTGACCGGTGAATATTATTTACAGGGGCAAATTTCTAAGTTTGTAAAGGTAGGAGCGTATCGAATATATTCTAGTCTAACAGATAAATCGCTCAATAATGTGGCATTCATTAATCCCGATGGAACTATCGTTCTTATTATTTCAAACACATCCATGGAAGATCAAATGATCAGAGTAAAGGTTGGCGAAGCTGCCTTTTCAACTTCTCTGCCCGGCAAAACAGTTGGTACATATCTCTTTTAG